The Proteus vulgaris genome has a segment encoding these proteins:
- a CDS encoding phage terminase large subunit, translated as MKPEHLALLRDKLWRLNHLYWITNKEGKPVRFKMTPEQLEYFEGMHTRNIILKARQLGFTTEVCIIQLDAALFEAAKCALIAHTLNDAKRLFREKIKYAYEKLPDEIKAANPASNDASGELVFSKGGSLYISTSFRGGTLRYLHVSEFGKICAKYPEKAREIVTGAFEAVSSDCFTTIESTAEGRAGYFFDYCQSAEKAQIQNKTLSSLDWKFFFFSWWKNPEYSIDPVEQLPQRLVDYFDEILSKHGVQLNERQKAWYYAKEKTLGDDMKREYPSIPSEAFQQSVEGAYYAKQFRFLYENKRIGTLPDNSHLPVHTYWDIGVGDSTSIWFIREVGEEFHVIDHYSNSGEGLRHYMKVLKDKGYTYATHNGPHDIDNREFGSDAKSRRELAREGYEIDGENYSMRFDVVPKLSIDEGIEAVREILPLCVFDEHKCSEGIAHLEGYRKEWDDKRGCWKDKPLHDYTSHDADGFRYFAVSRRNTKRLTKKIEFNWN; from the coding sequence ATGAAGCCAGAACATCTTGCATTATTGAGAGATAAGCTCTGGCGATTGAATCATCTCTACTGGATAACCAATAAAGAAGGTAAGCCGGTTCGATTTAAAATGACGCCTGAGCAACTTGAATACTTTGAAGGGATGCACACGCGAAACATTATTCTTAAAGCCCGTCAACTTGGTTTCACTACAGAAGTCTGCATTATCCAGTTAGACGCAGCATTATTTGAGGCAGCTAAATGTGCATTGATAGCTCATACACTTAATGATGCTAAACGACTATTTAGGGAAAAGATAAAGTATGCCTACGAAAAGCTACCTGATGAAATCAAAGCGGCTAACCCAGCGAGTAATGATGCGTCTGGTGAGTTGGTTTTTAGTAAAGGTGGGTCACTTTATATCAGCACGTCATTTCGTGGCGGTACGCTCCGTTATTTGCACGTTTCTGAGTTCGGTAAGATATGTGCTAAGTATCCAGAGAAAGCCCGTGAAATTGTCACTGGCGCATTTGAGGCGGTATCAAGCGATTGTTTTACGACGATTGAAAGCACAGCGGAGGGTCGAGCAGGTTATTTCTTCGATTATTGCCAGTCTGCTGAGAAAGCGCAAATTCAGAATAAGACTCTCTCTAGCCTAGACTGGAAGTTCTTTTTCTTCTCCTGGTGGAAGAATCCTGAATACTCCATTGATCCTGTGGAACAACTGCCCCAGCGGTTAGTTGACTACTTCGATGAAATATTAAGTAAACATGGCGTTCAATTAAACGAGCGACAAAAAGCATGGTACTACGCCAAAGAGAAAACGCTTGGCGATGATATGAAGCGGGAGTATCCGTCAATACCGTCTGAGGCATTCCAGCAATCGGTTGAAGGCGCTTACTACGCTAAGCAATTCCGCTTCCTCTACGAAAATAAACGCATTGGCACACTTCCTGATAATTCACACTTACCTGTGCATACTTACTGGGACATTGGTGTGGGTGACTCAACGTCAATCTGGTTTATTCGCGAGGTAGGTGAGGAATTCCACGTTATTGATCACTACTCAAACAGTGGCGAAGGTCTGCGTCATTACATGAAAGTGCTGAAAGATAAAGGCTACACATATGCAACTCACAATGGACCACATGATATCGATAACCGTGAGTTTGGTTCTGATGCGAAATCTCGGCGTGAATTAGCGCGTGAAGGGTACGAAATCGACGGTGAAAACTATTCAATGCGATTTGACGTAGTGCCGAAACTTTCCATTGATGAGGGTATCGAGGCGGTTCGTGAAATTCTTCCACTCTGTGTTTTTGATGAGCACAAATGTAGCGAAGGTATTGCTCACCTTGAGGGCTACCGCAAAGAGTGGGATGACAAACGGGGCTGTTGGAAAGATAAACCACTTCACGATTACACGTCACATGATGCTGACGGATTTAGGTATTTTGCAGTGAGCAGAAGAAATACTAAACGGTTGACTAAGAAAATAGAATTTAACTGGAATTAA
- a CDS encoding Uncharacterized phage-encoded protein, which translates to MNYPTVVNGIDFRNIVFMSGSEVITDSFCVARAFGKEPKNVIRDIERTIKSCPPEFDTELNFELCYKNNELQNGKPQKFYKLRKDGLMLLVMSYTKKEAMRIKVAYINAFNWMADVITKNIRTMEQERNEIMLEFMKEKDVASMSGRLLNRWGRVKKPQLLNKIAEIEEKGQLLLPSVE; encoded by the coding sequence ATGAATTATCCAACAGTAGTAAATGGAATTGATTTTCGGAACATCGTATTTATGTCTGGTTCAGAAGTAATTACTGATAGTTTTTGTGTAGCAAGAGCTTTTGGTAAAGAGCCAAAAAACGTAATTCGTGATATCGAAAGGACTATAAAATCGTGTCCTCCAGAGTTTGATACAGAGCTCAATTTTGAGCTTTGCTATAAAAACAATGAGTTACAGAATGGAAAGCCTCAAAAATTCTATAAGCTACGGAAAGACGGCCTAATGTTATTGGTTATGTCATACACAAAGAAAGAAGCTATGAGAATTAAGGTGGCGTATATAAACGCCTTTAACTGGATGGCTGATGTTATTACCAAAAATATCCGAACCATGGAACAAGAGCGAAATGAGATAATGCTCGAATTCATGAAAGAGAAGGATGTGGCCAGTATGTCAGGGCGATTATTAAATCGCTGGGGTAGAGTTAAAAAGCCTCAGTTATTAAACAAGATCGCCGAGATAGAGGAAAAAGGTCAATTACTCCTTCCTAGCGTTGAGTGA
- a CDS encoding phage protein, which translates to MSLYIFQKQVSLAATELVAQAVRQFNEASGGALVIGDGDHIGDYIEQTSWQLLGGLAQRRNAYGSGNLTPQELGQILDRMIKVDGRIGPVSVTPTMMKRLGKDVSEAAAVVAAQSAEAMLQDYLNTSGAALKAAISGNTTAVTVGGETPSLRGLNKATRPFGDAYSRIIAWLMDGATFNDFMDETLTNANNLFQIGNVAIKQDNLGRRFVISDIPALSDADKQHSLGLVTGAAAIQTSPLIMKAQDVLGQENIKALMQGEYDFTVGLRGYQWSKDSIKSPTNAQIETVANWKQIATDIKDTAGVMVSFGKDTSVGG; encoded by the coding sequence ATGTCTTTATATATTTTTCAAAAACAAGTATCTCTAGCAGCAACAGAACTGGTTGCTCAGGCTGTCCGTCAATTTAACGAAGCATCTGGCGGTGCTTTAGTTATTGGTGATGGTGATCATATCGGTGACTACATTGAACAAACATCATGGCAGTTACTTGGTGGGTTGGCTCAGCGACGTAATGCATATGGCTCAGGCAATTTAACGCCACAAGAATTGGGGCAAATCCTTGACCGTATGATTAAGGTTGATGGTCGTATCGGCCCTGTATCTGTTACCCCAACGATGATGAAGCGACTAGGTAAAGATGTCTCAGAAGCGGCCGCGGTAGTTGCTGCTCAATCAGCAGAAGCCATGTTGCAAGATTACCTTAATACTTCTGGCGCAGCATTGAAAGCAGCTATTTCTGGTAATACAACGGCAGTTACTGTTGGCGGAGAAACACCATCATTAAGAGGTTTGAATAAGGCCACACGTCCATTCGGTGATGCTTATTCACGCATTATCGCTTGGTTAATGGATGGTGCAACGTTCAACGACTTTATGGATGAGACACTAACCAACGCGAATAACCTGTTCCAAATTGGTAACGTTGCTATTAAGCAAGATAACCTTGGCCGTCGTTTTGTTATCTCTGATATTCCTGCTTTATCAGATGCAGATAAACAGCATTCGTTAGGCTTGGTTACTGGCGCCGCAGCGATTCAAACATCGCCACTAATCATGAAGGCTCAGGATGTGTTAGGCCAAGAAAATATTAAGGCGCTAATGCAAGGTGAGTACGACTTTACTGTTGGTCTACGTGGTTATCAGTGGAGTAAAGATAGTATCAAATCACCCACTAACGCACAGATTGAAACAGTAGCTAACTGGAAGCAAATTGCTACTGATATTAAAGATACTGCTGGCGTTATGGTTTCATTTGGCAAAGATACTAGCGTTGGTGGGTAA
- a CDS encoding phage protein yields the protein MAKRPDWEAIESAYRAGVMSLREIASQHGISEGAIRKRAKKDDWSRDLNAKIKSRADDLVRKEEVRKQVRTETTLSERVLIEATAEVIANVRMEHRGDIRRARELANVLFDELSAECADVPALSKLGDLMFNPDDNGRDKLNEIYHSIISLPERVKSAKALSETLKNLVGLERQAYGLDDVQPNKTASQLSDLMDDLSKE from the coding sequence ATGGCTAAAAGACCAGACTGGGAGGCCATCGAGTCGGCTTACCGAGCTGGCGTGATGTCACTCCGAGAAATAGCTTCACAACATGGCATATCTGAAGGGGCTATACGTAAGAGAGCTAAGAAAGATGATTGGTCGCGAGATCTTAACGCAAAGATAAAATCTCGTGCTGATGATTTGGTACGCAAAGAAGAAGTACGCAAGCAGGTACGCACAGAAACAACATTATCTGAGCGCGTACTTATTGAGGCTACGGCTGAGGTTATTGCTAATGTTCGTATGGAGCATAGAGGTGATATACGCCGGGCGCGTGAACTGGCTAACGTCTTGTTTGACGAACTGAGTGCAGAGTGCGCAGATGTACCAGCCTTAAGTAAATTGGGCGACCTGATGTTTAATCCTGATGATAACGGACGCGATAAGCTCAATGAAATTTATCACTCAATTATCTCCCTGCCTGAGCGCGTTAAGTCAGCCAAAGCATTAAGCGAAACACTTAAAAATTTAGTTGGCCTTGAGCGTCAAGCATACGGCCTTGATGATGTTCAGCCGAATAAGACAGCTAGCCAACTATCAGATTTAATGGACGACTTATCTAAGGAATAA
- a CDS encoding phage protein, translating to MQPSIILDNALMIQVMLERLKSSTADTRDLVLDIRATVASALSTFSGNISSISKAKSIALALKKSLKPVLSSHSGKLLDEAISVAIVMADAEYRGFNSLLEGVKPANYEKVRKDVQNIPMNLTGWSGSLFLEKFIESWADTSIQQVENQALISLSSGGDVSDLQSTINGTSVEPLIIASSVVGRIARGFQMISRTSLQHAHSIGAMDFYKENPDLIKYEEFSAILDNKTSSVCRSLSGNRYPLGKGPKPPLHPNCRSRLLPVLDEKYINLITTDYVGNSEWGEESYYEWLYRQSANRQDIVLGKTRAQLFRDGGLPPDKFAKLQLDKYFKPITLKELKRIIPEAFNKAGIELK from the coding sequence ATGCAGCCGAGCATTATCCTTGATAACGCACTAATGATACAGGTCATGCTGGAAAGGTTGAAGTCATCAACAGCAGATACTCGTGATTTAGTGTTAGATATTCGTGCCACTGTGGCATCTGCGCTGTCTACCTTCTCAGGTAATATTTCCTCTATAAGTAAAGCAAAATCAATCGCGCTTGCATTAAAAAAATCACTAAAGCCAGTTCTCTCTAGTCATTCTGGAAAATTGCTTGATGAAGCCATCAGTGTTGCCATTGTTATGGCAGATGCCGAATATCGAGGTTTTAACTCACTTCTAGAAGGTGTTAAACCTGCCAATTATGAGAAAGTGCGTAAAGATGTACAAAACATCCCCATGAACCTGACGGGATGGAGTGGTTCTTTATTCCTAGAAAAGTTTATTGAATCTTGGGCTGATACATCCATTCAACAAGTAGAAAATCAGGCACTGATATCACTATCATCTGGTGGTGATGTGTCTGATCTGCAATCAACGATTAACGGGACGTCAGTTGAACCTCTAATCATCGCATCGTCGGTAGTCGGTAGGATTGCTAGGGGCTTTCAGATGATATCCAGAACCTCTTTGCAGCATGCGCACAGTATAGGGGCAATGGATTTTTACAAAGAGAATCCTGATCTGATTAAGTATGAAGAGTTCAGCGCAATACTGGACAATAAAACATCATCAGTATGTAGATCATTATCCGGTAATCGCTATCCACTAGGAAAAGGCCCCAAACCTCCTCTTCATCCTAATTGCCGTAGTCGATTACTTCCTGTTTTAGATGAGAAATACATAAACTTAATTACAACAGATTATGTTGGTAATTCTGAATGGGGTGAAGAGTCTTATTACGAGTGGCTTTATCGCCAGTCAGCAAATAGGCAGGACATTGTACTTGGTAAGACAAGGGCGCAGTTGTTTCGTGATGGTGGATTACCACCTGATAAATTCGCAAAATTACAGCTCGATAAATACTTTAAGCCAATAACGCTTAAGGAACTTAAACGGATCATACCTGAGGCTTTTAATAAAGCAGGTATCGAACTCAAATGA
- a CDS encoding SEC-C motif, whose translation MKQPSNPIEILVHSTVRIECLKDGKSFSSGTGYLFGFLEHKNGESCPCIVTNKHVLEDSEDAIFHLTRQDDNGDPDLGNYDAIGIKEVKNYVIYHPDKNIDLAVIPIGMILNSAEASGKKYAFTYLNKDFIISDELLGELSPMEDIIMIGYPNGLWDTVHNLPIIRKGVTATDPKLNLNGKSEFLIDAAVYPGSSGSPVLLANIGRYIDKHGNICIGNRIALLGTVYLAHQSSVKTISNVKDEENRVIGMFPNNLGYVIKASELLAFDDAISDFIEKHRDAKGLWDKSDNAPQSRNAPCCCGSGKRYKECHGKLN comes from the coding sequence ATGAAGCAGCCAAGCAATCCCATAGAAATACTCGTTCATAGCACTGTTAGGATCGAATGTTTAAAAGATGGCAAGAGTTTTTCGTCTGGAACTGGGTATTTATTTGGTTTCCTAGAGCACAAGAATGGGGAATCATGTCCATGCATTGTAACAAATAAGCATGTTTTAGAAGATTCAGAAGACGCTATATTTCATCTAACAAGACAAGATGATAACGGAGATCCTGACCTAGGAAATTATGATGCTATAGGGATAAAGGAAGTAAAAAATTATGTAATATACCACCCCGATAAAAACATTGATCTAGCAGTTATACCGATAGGTATGATATTGAACTCAGCAGAGGCTAGCGGTAAAAAATACGCTTTCACATACCTTAATAAAGATTTTATCATTTCTGATGAACTACTTGGTGAACTATCTCCAATGGAAGATATTATCATGATAGGTTATCCGAATGGTCTTTGGGATACTGTGCATAATTTACCCATCATAAGAAAGGGGGTTACAGCAACAGATCCAAAATTAAACTTAAATGGCAAGTCTGAGTTTTTGATTGATGCTGCTGTTTATCCTGGCTCTAGTGGCTCACCTGTGTTATTGGCAAATATTGGCCGATATATAGATAAACATGGGAATATTTGTATCGGAAATAGAATAGCCTTATTAGGGACAGTGTATTTAGCTCACCAGTCAAGTGTCAAAACGATATCTAATGTCAAGGATGAAGAAAATAGAGTTATCGGAATGTTCCCTAACAACTTGGGGTATGTCATAAAAGCATCTGAGCTACTGGCTTTCGATGATGCAATTTCAGATTTTATAGAAAAACATAGAGATGCTAAAGGATTGTGGGACAAGAGTGATAATGCACCACAATCAAGAAATGCCCCTTGCTGCTGCGGTAGTGGTAAAAGATATAAAGAATGTCACGGCAAATTAAACTAG
- a CDS encoding phage repressor — translation MKINDGFKIRIQLARQALELTQGELADKVGVVRRQIAAYEAGDSKPRINVLNNLAAALGTSVSWLASGEGVAPDIGNIRTTITLPLIPIITSVQAAHFSFNKPIVGVEYIPSPMDLDIATSEKLFALRIEGESMCTNDGISFPQGAIVIFNPSIEPLDGDFVLCKLSETNEVTFKELSIEQSNKYLKPLNKNYPDILIGNNATIVGVAVYSLIDLNITSRRKALKAFGKYHNENRNLNDTNKEKLLSERLNKIESMLEKLLTKNN, via the coding sequence ATGAAAATTAATGATGGTTTTAAAATCCGTATACAGCTAGCAAGACAAGCACTCGAACTAACCCAAGGGGAATTGGCTGACAAAGTGGGGGTTGTTCGCAGGCAAATAGCCGCATATGAAGCTGGAGATTCAAAACCGAGAATCAATGTTTTAAATAATCTCGCTGCTGCTCTTGGCACTAGCGTAAGCTGGTTAGCGTCAGGTGAAGGCGTTGCTCCAGATATTGGCAATATTCGTACCACAATTACATTGCCCCTCATCCCTATCATCACAAGCGTGCAGGCTGCTCATTTTTCTTTTAACAAACCTATAGTTGGTGTTGAGTACATACCAAGCCCTATGGATCTAGACATCGCCACATCTGAGAAGTTATTCGCTTTAAGAATTGAAGGTGAGTCAATGTGCACAAATGATGGCATTAGCTTCCCACAAGGAGCTATTGTCATTTTTAACCCAAGCATAGAGCCACTCGATGGTGATTTTGTTCTATGCAAATTGAGTGAAACTAATGAAGTTACATTCAAAGAACTTTCTATAGAGCAATCAAATAAATACTTAAAACCATTAAATAAGAACTATCCAGATATATTAATTGGAAACAATGCAACTATTGTTGGGGTTGCCGTCTATTCTCTTATTGACCTAAATATAACCAGCAGAAGAAAAGCGCTTAAAGCATTTGGAAAATATCACAATGAAAACAGAAACTTAAATGATACAAATAAAGAAAAATTACTATCAGAAAGATTAAACAAAATCGAATCCATGCTTGAGAAATTACTAACTAAAAACAATTAA
- a CDS encoding Protein of uncharacterised function (DUF754) — protein MTISMFWIYINFFSCLLAVIRLINYDRNGAKYKFIPSFIAWVLIILLGSIPLRILTNDYTHADPFEVGINITLCALIILSRGNVMQIFRRVSKNDTR, from the coding sequence ATGACCATCTCAATGTTTTGGATTTACATCAACTTTTTCTCATGTCTGCTTGCTGTTATTCGACTCATTAACTATGACCGTAACGGTGCTAAATATAAATTTATCCCGTCATTTATAGCGTGGGTACTCATTATTCTACTAGGTTCGATTCCGTTACGAATATTAACGAATGACTACACGCATGCAGATCCATTTGAAGTCGGAATCAATATCACGCTATGCGCACTAATAATTCTTAGTCGTGGGAATGTGATGCAAATATTTAGAAGGGTTAGTAAAAATGACACTCGGTGA
- a CDS encoding phage endopeptidase (lysis protein), which yields MALSDMNTLTKVLAGLLAISAFWLWWVIDDYDKLSKDYNTATTQLSQQIDINKDYQARITRLNQLDIRHSQELTSAKNEINTLRDAVSSGSKRVYVKAECPAVTKNSTESGSNEPTARLNKAVEQDYLRLREMIVENEKQTLYLQDYIKTECLR from the coding sequence ATGGCGTTAAGTGATATGAATACGCTAACTAAGGTATTAGCTGGACTACTGGCAATATCTGCATTCTGGCTATGGTGGGTAATAGATGACTACGACAAATTAAGCAAAGACTACAACACAGCAACAACTCAGCTATCACAGCAAATCGACATCAATAAAGACTATCAAGCCCGTATCACTCGATTAAATCAACTCGATATTCGTCACTCACAGGAGTTAACCAGTGCAAAGAATGAAATCAACACTCTTCGTGATGCTGTTAGCTCTGGTTCTAAGCGGGTGTACGTCAAAGCCGAGTGTCCAGCAGTCACCAAGAATTCCACCGAAAGCGGAAGCAATGAACCCACCGCACGACTTAACAAAGCAGTTGAACAAGATTATCTACGTCTCAGAGAAATGATAGTCGAGAACGAAAAGCAAACTTTGTATTTGCAGGATTACATTAAAACGGAGTGTTTACGATGA
- a CDS encoding phage protein, whose amino-acid sequence MNTNVDYKHPAYNEFLPEWDMIGDCVDGERVVKSKKEKYLPHPADKKDIDDKDNERYKRYLSRASFFNATGRTLSGLLGIAFSKPVKISVSGGVEYLEADIDGQGQPLTQMIRDALSQNLQRGRAGLLSDFSGSGIQSEANKGRPYVRLFTAKEIINWRVTNGKTSLVVLKYQEPVDTDDFELQMQNNWIELRLVNNVACSRRWYEDGDIKVTEWVVLKDAHGIPLRELPWSWIGSMNNDHTPDAPPLADIAYVNIKHYQAEADIAESAHTVGQPMVALTGLTDNWIKDHMSDGFTVGSRKGVLLPEGGDMKFAQPEDRNIQITLAERREKQMAMLGAKLVERGTSARTATQAQDEAQTDNSVLSLCSGNVETGI is encoded by the coding sequence ATGAATACAAACGTTGATTATAAGCATCCAGCTTACAATGAGTTTTTGCCTGAATGGGACATGATCGGCGATTGTGTTGATGGCGAGCGAGTTGTTAAAAGCAAAAAAGAGAAATACCTCCCTCATCCAGCAGATAAAAAAGACATTGATGATAAAGATAACGAACGTTATAAGCGTTATTTATCTAGAGCATCTTTCTTTAATGCTACTGGAAGGACACTTAGCGGTTTACTTGGTATTGCGTTTAGTAAGCCAGTAAAGATTAGTGTTAGCGGTGGTGTCGAGTATTTAGAAGCTGACATAGACGGTCAAGGCCAGCCATTAACCCAAATGATAAGGGATGCTTTATCGCAAAACTTACAACGTGGCCGAGCTGGTCTATTAAGTGATTTTAGCGGTTCAGGTATTCAGTCAGAAGCTAATAAGGGACGCCCTTATGTTCGATTGTTCACAGCAAAAGAAATCATCAACTGGCGCGTAACGAATGGGAAAACATCTCTCGTTGTTCTCAAATATCAAGAGCCAGTAGATACAGATGATTTTGAACTGCAAATGCAGAATAACTGGATTGAATTAAGGCTCGTTAACAATGTAGCCTGCTCTCGTCGCTGGTATGAAGATGGAGACATAAAAGTTACAGAGTGGGTTGTATTAAAGGATGCGCACGGAATTCCATTAAGGGAGCTGCCTTGGTCATGGATTGGCTCAATGAATAACGATCACACTCCTGACGCTCCACCTCTTGCTGATATAGCATACGTGAATATCAAACATTATCAGGCTGAGGCTGATATAGCAGAATCGGCACATACTGTCGGTCAACCAATGGTTGCATTAACGGGGCTTACAGATAATTGGATTAAAGATCATATGTCTGATGGTTTTACCGTCGGCTCACGTAAAGGGGTGTTACTGCCTGAAGGCGGTGATATGAAGTTTGCACAGCCCGAAGATAGAAATATTCAAATCACTCTAGCTGAGCGCAGGGAGAAACAAATGGCAATGTTGGGCGCTAAATTAGTCGAACGTGGGACGTCGGCAAGAACGGCTACTCAGGCGCAGGATGAGGCGCAAACTGACAATTCTGTCCTCTCATTGTGTTCCGGAAACGTAGAAACAGGCATTTAA
- a CDS encoding Bacterial Ig-like domain (group 2) — translation MSQCPDKKGLVMGNAGIIRIAKGCPDQVPAQDQFLRLGALTSKSFDFGMETVTSNADDIKGLTESIVTGADFTISFDGELKKAGVTGSTSAFDIAKEILDEIKAGRQPDYWVQLDMKGDGSDVVQGYMLFTSWSMEFPTKEISTYSGELKVADAETVEWLQEEIVVESIAVEPATLSVKVGETKTFTVKFTPTDATNKNYTAVSDKSNFATVTQLVNVVTVRGVAEGTANVTVTSEDGSKTAKCVVTVTAA, via the coding sequence ATGTCACAATGTCCTGACAAAAAAGGGTTGGTGATGGGTAATGCGGGAATTATCCGTATTGCAAAAGGATGCCCTGACCAAGTACCAGCACAAGATCAGTTCTTACGCTTAGGTGCATTAACAAGCAAGTCATTCGATTTTGGTATGGAGACGGTAACGTCTAATGCTGATGATATCAAAGGGCTAACAGAATCAATCGTCACTGGTGCTGACTTCACCATTAGTTTTGATGGGGAATTGAAGAAAGCTGGCGTAACTGGCTCTACTTCTGCTTTCGATATTGCGAAAGAAATCCTTGATGAAATTAAAGCTGGTCGCCAGCCAGATTACTGGGTTCAGCTTGATATGAAAGGTGATGGTTCTGATGTTGTTCAGGGCTATATGTTATTCACATCATGGTCAATGGAGTTTCCAACAAAAGAAATCTCTACCTATTCAGGTGAATTAAAAGTTGCTGATGCAGAAACGGTTGAATGGCTACAAGAAGAAATCGTTGTTGAAAGCATTGCTGTCGAGCCTGCTACTCTGTCTGTAAAAGTGGGTGAAACCAAAACATTTACTGTCAAATTTACACCAACCGATGCGACGAACAAAAATTACACTGCTGTGAGCGACAAGTCGAACTTTGCAACAGTTACTCAGCTTGTGAATGTGGTCACTGTGCGTGGCGTTGCTGAAGGTACTGCAAACGTTACTGTCACATCCGAAGATGGTAGCAAAACAGCCAAATGCGTGGTCACTGTTACCGCTGCTTAA
- a CDS encoding Phage anti-repressor protein gives MTNLANINDMSNSVKSIPAIMHNGIPVVTTELLAELYDTKSNNIKVNHSRNAGRFIEGKHYFKVIGNALKNLRVTLSNLQISPKARSLILWTERGAARHAKMLDTDKAWDVFELMEDHYFNKGKNVVVVSTRPITQRERDAHNINALFNHYDVFYSAWKSEIYPMLRQLESPLAGKLVDRFQDGYAFLMNLRRDINGRLQEGELPRICR, from the coding sequence ATGACTAATTTAGCAAATATTAACGATATGAGCAATTCAGTTAAATCCATCCCAGCAATTATGCATAACGGAATACCTGTTGTGACGACTGAACTGTTAGCTGAGTTATATGATACTAAAAGTAACAACATAAAAGTAAACCACTCCCGTAATGCAGGTCGCTTTATTGAGGGTAAGCATTACTTCAAAGTTATTGGAAATGCTCTAAAAAATTTGCGAGTTACTTTAAGTAACCTACAAATTTCACCAAAAGCGAGAAGTTTAATTCTGTGGACGGAAAGAGGTGCGGCTCGTCACGCGAAAATGTTAGATACAGACAAAGCATGGGATGTGTTCGAATTAATGGAAGATCACTATTTTAATAAAGGAAAAAATGTGGTTGTTGTTAGCACGCGCCCAATAACCCAAAGGGAAAGAGATGCTCACAACATTAATGCTCTATTTAATCACTACGATGTTTTTTATTCAGCATGGAAGTCAGAAATATATCCAATGCTAAGACAACTTGAATCACCACTTGCTGGAAAGCTGGTTGATAGATTTCAAGATGGTTATGCGTTTCTGATGAATTTAAGGAGAGACATTAACGGGAGATTACAAGAAGGTGAGTTGCCAAGAATATGCAGGTAA